In the Candidatus Tisiphia endosymbiont of Melanophora roralis genome, ACAGTCATATATTTTGATTATAATCTTGACCATTACACCTTTACTAACGACAGCTGATAATCAGAAATTGCCGATACCTAGATTTGCCTCAATAAAGGCTAATGAGGTAAATGCTAGAGTTGGTCCTTCGATAAAAACACCTATAGAATGGGTATTTGTTAAAAAAGGTGAACCAATAGAAATTATTGCAGAATATGAACAATGGAGGCAAATTCGTGATATAAAAGGAGAAGGAGGCTGGGTACATTCAAGTGTATTGTCCGGTAAAAGATCGGTGATTGTGGTAAGTGCCAAGTTAGTAGCTCTGACTCGAGCAGCTAATGATCAACATAAAATTGTTGCAAGAGTAAGTAATTATGTCCGTTGCCTACTTAATAAATGCAAACAAGATTATTGTCAGGTGTGCTGCAAGAATTATACTGGATGGCTACCTAAAACAGTATTGTGGGGAGTATATAAGGATGAATAATATATACTCTTGCCTCTACTGCAAATCCTTGCTCTGTGTCTAGGTTCTTATATCTTAATTAGATTTTAGTGTGACTAGGTTAGGACTCTAGTCACATTACAATTTTTTTCAAAAGGGGTCAAAAGCATATTGCAATCTACACTTTAAAATTATTCAGGCAAGATTCTCCCAAAGATTATTAAATTGACATCTATACAAATGTATGATAAGGATTGGTTTATAACAATTCTTATGTCACTTTTGGTTCTAAAATCATCCACTAGGCTGAGCCATTCTTCGATTTTAGTGCATTTTGTGAACATATCAAACGGTGGACGTAGCATAAAGTCTAGCTTTCCGTCTTTGTACTAGTACAAATAAATTTATACAAAAATGTCAACCCCATCTTCCTTTCTTTGGTCAGTTATAAAGCCATATAAGTATTTATATTTTATCATGATGATTGCGCCATGTGCACATGGTGTATATCCAATTATATATAATTATGCTATAAAGCTATTAATTGATTTGTTTACTCAAAATCAAAATATTACTTTTGAACAAAGTTGGAAACCAATAACGATATTTATAAGCTCCCAAATTATCCTTGATGGTGCATGGCGAATGCATAATTTTGCTCAATTAAAATGTATGCCATATATTTTACAAAATATATTAAATAAAGTTTGCACACATTGCTTTAAATTATCATATACTTTTTTTCAACATAACCTTTCCGGTTCAATTGTTGCGAAAGTAAAAGGAATTGGTGATAACTATTTTAAAATGCATCAAGCACTTGAATTGCAGCTAAGTAAACCATTGTTTATTACGTTATTTTCTGGTATTGCATTAGGTCTGACCAATATAAAAATACTTTTTTTTGTTCTAGCATTTAGCTTTATATATGCACCAATGGCATTTAAATTTTTTACCAAGCTTG is a window encoding:
- a CDS encoding SH3 domain-containing protein, with the protein product MAIKLLKQQSYILIIILTITPLLTTADNQKLPIPRFASIKANEVNARVGPSIKTPIEWVFVKKGEPIEIIAEYEQWRQIRDIKGEGGWVHSSVLSGKRSVIVVSAKLVALTRAANDQHKIVARVSNYVRCLLNKCKQDYCQVCCKNYTGWLPKTVLWGVYKDE